A single window of Ctenopharyngodon idella isolate HZGC_01 chromosome 24, HZGC01, whole genome shotgun sequence DNA harbors:
- the phlda2 gene encoding pleckstrin homology-like domain family A member 2, translated as MKKHSVGRRLQRRLYEALGHSYSCLFVNNPTITHNASKMTGSDISHVLKEGELEKRSDNLLQFWKRKTCVLTTDSLNIYTDNQKKNKSKELKLQSIKKVDCVERTGKFVYFTIVTTDNKEIDFRCSGEENCWNAVITMALIDFQNRKAIQDFKTRQESENSSLGQQERCKARAH; from the coding sequence ATGAAGAAGCACAGTGTCGGTCGGCGACTTCAGCGGAGATTATACGAAGCTCTGGGACATTCGTATTCTTGTCTTTTCGTCAATAACCCAACAATTACTCACAACGCTAGCAAAATGACGGGCTCTGATATTTCCCACGTCCTGAAGGAAGGAGAGCTGGAAAAGAGGAGCGACAATCTCCTCCAGTTCTGGAAGAGGAAGACGTGCGTTCTCACCACGGACAGTCTGAACATCTACACCGATAACCAGAAGAAGAACAAGAGCAAAGAGCTCAAGCTGCAGTCCATTAAGAAAGTGGATTGTGTGGAGCGCACCGGGAAGTTCGTGTACTTCACTATTGTGACTACAGATAATAAGGAGATTGACTTTAGGTGCTCGGGCGAGGAGAACTGCTGGAATGCCGTGATCACAATGGCTCTGATTGACTTTCAGaacagaaaagccattcaggaCTTTAAAACACGACAGGAATCAGAGAACTCTTCTCTGGGACAGCAAGAGAGATGCAAGGCTAGAGCACATTGA